GCTCAGGTTGGTCTCCTTCTCCAGAGCTTCCTGTAGCAAAGTGTGCTCGCGGGACAGCTGTCTAGAGAGCAAGAGATAGCCAAGGTGATTAGGATATGGCACACATAAGTAAGGTTTATTAAGCTTCTGCAAAAAGATAGGGGTGCATAAAGGATGCCTCATCACTCCAATCACTGATCAAAGGGTTAACAGAAGGGGCAGTTCATACTTAATGAAAGCCTGGTGGTTCTCCAAGCGGACCTTCAGGTCCTCGTTCTGTTGAAGGAGATTCTTCACCCTGTCCTCCAGCGAGAGGTTCTTCTCAGCCTGAAGACACAAAGAACAATGTGATTTCAAGGGACCTCCTTCCTCATCACTGTACAGAGTGGGGTGGTGACTGTCTGTTCTATATGGACAGGCTGGCAGGAGCTGAAAACCTACCACAGTCTCCATGTGGAGCAGCTTCTTGCCTTGTTCCTGGATCCGCTCACACTTCATTTCAATCACAAACAACAAGCTCTCCAGCTCCTGCTCCCAGAAAGAGCCAGGACTCCCGTAAGCCTGAGGAGAAAGTTGGTCAGCAAGAGATGGCACAATGTCCTGATGGATTAGACTTCTGCTCCACTGAGATCTTTGCACGAGATGGCACAATGTCCAGATGGACTGGGCTTGTGCTCCACTAAGACCTTTGCACTAGATGGCACAATATCCAGATGGACTGGGCTTGTGCTCCACTGAGATCTTTGCACTAGATGGCACAATATCCAGATGGACTGGGCTTGTGCTCCACTAAGATCTTTGCACTAGATGGCACAATGTCCAGATGTACTGGGCTTGTGCTCCACTAAGATCTTTGCACTAGATGGCACAATATCCAGATGGACTGGGCTTGTGCTCCACTAAGATCTTTGCACTAGATGGCACAATATCCAGATGGACTGGGCTTGTGCTCCACTGAGGtctatgcatgtttttttttaaatttatttctaaCGAAGGCAGGAAAAAGGACAAAGTAACATCAGCCTTTCTTCTTCCAACTTTACGCTTATCTGCCACCCAGTATTGCAAGGATTAATTAAACTGCTCAATTAGAATTCTAAGGTAAATTTATAAGAAACAAACGGTACCTGCCAGAAGTCAGAAAGAACACACCTGGATATTTCTGTGCAGGTCTCTCTTCAGGACCGACTCCTCCACTCTCCTCTTCAACTCGTTGAACACCTGCAGTTCTGCAGACAGCTCATCAATCTTGCTCTGCAGATTCAAACAGAGAAACGGTAACAAGACCTCAACAGGATCATGCAGGGAGCAGTTGCACCCATTTAACACTAGATGGTggtattgacattatttaaatacagcaaacaggGTCACCACGTGAACTGCAGCTGAGGAAATAAAAGCACGCTCCTAGAAAGCCCCAtactgacagcagcagcagctatatacacacacacacacacacacacacacacacacacacacacacacacactacatatcCAGCTTCTATACTTATTCACTTGGATTTCTGACCATTCCTCACGACAGTTACTGGGTTTACCTGTAAAGATGTCCGAGTTGTCTCAAAGGACTCTGTCAAAGAGTTCTTCTcaaggtcatgtgattgctggagctctgaagaaaacaaaatagacatTAGTGTGTCCAGTCCAATTTTCTTACCATGTGGccacaaatacattattattatgtatttatttactaaaagctatattggattaaaaaaaaaaaaaagaagacagccCTTGCTCCTATAGAGGGCAGAAGCCAATCTATATAGAGAGCTTAGCTATTGGATCCATTCCTTCTTTAAATATCTTACCTATAAAAGGGAAGACATTTGCTTCCATTCTGTCAGTCACAGGCCTTTCACAAGCactacataatatatattatttataaatatatttatagccTTGACATGTAATTCTTTGTGATACACTGCACTACACATCCACCATAAGCTGTATCAACCAGCAGAGAACCTGGAATCCTGAAGAGATTTAAACTTGGACGAATGCAATCATATCTACAGTACATGGCAGAGTAAGAGGGGTCTGGAGCATTCGTGGTAAGACTTACCAGCTACTGTGTTCCCGTGCTCAGCTTTGAGAGACTGAATCTGCTCAGAAAAGACTGCTTCCAGCTCTACAGTCTTCTCCTTTTCAACCTAAACATTAAACAGCAAGACCTTTATTTATACATGCAAACATGCACTGAAGCAACTGCAGAGAGTGAAGGAGCTGCCTGCCACCAGTCCTGTCTCTTATTAACTCC
The Polyodon spathula isolate WHYD16114869_AA chromosome 22, ASM1765450v1, whole genome shotgun sequence genome window above contains:
- the LOC121297549 gene encoding coiled-coil domain-containing protein 69-like, encoding MGCSHSRTCCSKVRRRRRKDAAKERGSFSRELNTLHDGCKPQLEGQGPENANVSVQEQHEWELRSLRETLTATGIKEREELLQTHREELQRVTQEVTVKVEKEKTVELEAVFSEQIQSLKAEHGNTVAELQQSHDLEKNSLTESFETTRTSLQSKIDELSAELQVFNELKRRVEESVLKRDLHRNIQAYGSPGSFWEQELESLLFVIEMKCERIQEQGKKLLHMETVAEKNLSLEDRVKNLLQQNEDLKVRLENHQAFIKQLSREHTLLQEALEKETNLSQKLHREKEELVYRMINGNSSPTFHLSGKALPPLSPELSPSAPQQAVVSGVWTWLSVPAAQ